The Lachnospiraceae bacterium KM106-2 nucleotide sequence GATCTTATTAATCTTAATTTTAAGAAAGAGTTTGAAGAGAATAAACAGTATAAAATGGGTGAGGTTTCCATAAAAAATCCAGATATAACCTTTAAAGATCGTTACTATTTTGACAAAGATGAGGTTGAATTTAGATATACTCCGGGTCATACGATGGACTCGATTTCGATCTATGATAAAGAACAGAAAGTACTATACGTAGGAGATAATGTAGAGAAGCCGATCGTATCGGTAGAACAGCCGGATATCGAGCTTTATATACAGACCCTAGAATCCTATTTGGAGATGGAGGTATCGTATATTGTAGGAAGTCATACTTGTATCTTAACCAAAGAAGATATTAAACAGACGATCCAGTATTTGAATCGTCTGCAAAAGGGAGAACAAGTTGAATATGAGTCAGAATATATGAGGAAAGTTCATAAGAGA carries:
- a CDS encoding putative cyclase/dehydrase; the encoded protein is MRKINICENHTAYWFDNIKEFQTGIFVIEKPDTYYIIDTYCGSEAIAGVLNTLDGRKMNIVVNTHYHWDHIWGNAEASKYGVIMAHKYCDDLINLNFKKEFEENKQYKMGEVSIKNPDITFKDRYYFDKDEVEFRYTPGHTMDSISIYDKEQKVLYVGDNVEKPIVSVEQPDIELYIQTLESYLEMEVSYIVGSHTCILTKEDIKQTIQYLNRLQKGEQVEYESEYMRKVHKRNQLMIQ